One window of the Dyella humicola genome contains the following:
- a CDS encoding response regulator transcription factor: MSGPKQHDKPAAPAALRVAIVEDEERFREAVLVPALCDFGFDAMGVGSAGALYKSMLSHQFDIIVLDIGLPDDSGLNIVRHLRQLNAKIGLIMLTASVARQDQIQALSEGADMYLPKPIDVDVLALTLRSLARRLSAANEAAPPASSDWRLDPTGWCLLAPNGTIFALTSSERSIVNALIDADGSPVTREALIEALGEDPLVFDHHRLDMLVYRLRRKLSDSDCGQNPLLTSRGAGYLFVKRP; the protein is encoded by the coding sequence ATGTCCGGTCCGAAGCAACATGACAAGCCTGCGGCGCCAGCCGCCCTCCGCGTTGCGATCGTGGAGGACGAAGAGCGCTTTCGCGAAGCGGTACTCGTCCCGGCGCTCTGCGATTTCGGCTTCGACGCCATGGGCGTCGGTTCCGCTGGCGCGCTCTACAAGAGCATGCTTTCGCACCAGTTCGACATCATCGTTTTGGACATCGGCCTGCCCGACGATAGCGGACTCAATATCGTCCGGCACCTTCGCCAACTCAATGCGAAGATCGGCTTGATCATGCTCACGGCCAGTGTCGCGCGCCAGGATCAGATTCAGGCGCTTTCGGAAGGCGCGGACATGTATTTGCCCAAGCCAATTGATGTCGACGTGCTTGCACTGACCCTACGCAGCCTCGCCCGTCGCCTCTCCGCCGCGAACGAGGCGGCTCCTCCTGCGTCGAGCGACTGGCGTCTGGACCCCACCGGCTGGTGTCTCCTGGCTCCGAACGGGACGATTTTTGCACTGACGTCATCAGAGCGTTCCATCGTGAACGCGTTGATTGATGCCGATGGATCACCGGTGACGCGGGAGGCGCTCATCGAGGCGTTGGGCGAAGATCCTCTCGTATTCGATCATCATCGACTCGACATGCTCGTCTATCGCCTGCGCCGCAAACTCAGTGATAGCGACTGCGGGCAAAACCCGCTGCTTACGTCACGTGGAGCGGGATACCTGTTCGTCAAGCGACCGTAG
- a CDS encoding sensor histidine kinase: MVIWHRLRNWLNNTPITDPIDQHYASFMQLLFATIGVIAPALKMAVYVARLLGAPMHREPSIDLILDLGTDAFTTAAAWTGLFLTRRGHLRQAVLLLLSALLFSFAAGEMSPGVEQPAGDPTPWLVLALAGQILGRRALWMTYLALLVCMTLGALWTAFAIHAPSLVPLATVRVMRAMIFLLIAVIVDQTMAPLRAALTESQSRGRELEKLNANLAQEIVMREKAQDHLIHAQKLEAVGRIATGVAHDFDNVLNVVLGYAAHRDRLADRGMPALIGAMEDIELQARRALSISRKLLNFARKDVVRSETFDAAMAVHELQPMLRQFFAANTSLRLEAPRAGLHIRMDRGQFELMLLNLAANAADAMPQGGEFRIRLAEDAGEKMLTLAVQDTGGGMSEEVRQRAFEPFYTTKPWGYGTGLGLAAVFDIVTDARGSVKIDSNLGEGTMFQLRLPLQELIRTVQGARA, translated from the coding sequence ATGGTTATATGGCACCGATTGCGCAATTGGCTGAACAACACACCGATTACCGATCCGATCGATCAGCACTACGCGTCATTCATGCAGCTTTTGTTCGCCACTATCGGCGTCATCGCGCCAGCGCTCAAAATGGCGGTTTACGTCGCGAGGTTACTCGGTGCTCCCATGCACCGGGAACCAAGTATCGATCTGATTCTCGATCTGGGCACGGATGCGTTTACAACCGCAGCCGCATGGACTGGCCTCTTCCTGACAAGGCGTGGACATCTTCGCCAAGCTGTCCTGCTATTGCTGAGCGCCCTCCTTTTCTCATTCGCGGCCGGCGAAATGTCCCCTGGGGTCGAGCAGCCTGCGGGCGATCCAACCCCCTGGCTCGTGCTCGCATTAGCTGGGCAAATCCTTGGCCGACGAGCGTTGTGGATGACCTATCTGGCGCTGCTGGTGTGTATGACCCTGGGTGCACTTTGGACTGCCTTCGCCATTCACGCGCCGAGCCTTGTGCCCCTCGCAACGGTGCGGGTGATGAGGGCCATGATTTTTCTGCTCATCGCCGTCATCGTGGACCAGACCATGGCACCCCTCCGCGCAGCCTTGACCGAATCCCAATCGCGAGGGCGAGAACTGGAAAAGCTCAATGCCAACCTGGCGCAAGAGATCGTCATGCGCGAGAAGGCGCAGGATCATCTCATTCATGCCCAGAAGCTCGAGGCCGTGGGCCGCATCGCCACGGGCGTGGCGCACGACTTCGATAACGTACTGAACGTGGTGCTTGGCTATGCCGCGCATCGTGATCGCCTTGCCGATCGCGGCATGCCTGCATTGATCGGGGCGATGGAGGACATCGAGCTCCAGGCGCGGCGCGCGCTCTCCATCAGTCGCAAATTGCTCAACTTCGCGCGCAAGGACGTCGTCCGATCCGAAACCTTTGATGCCGCGATGGCGGTGCATGAATTGCAGCCGATGCTGCGCCAGTTCTTCGCCGCAAACACGAGCCTTCGGCTGGAAGCTCCGAGAGCCGGCCTTCATATCAGGATGGATCGAGGCCAGTTTGAATTGATGCTGCTTAACCTGGCTGCAAACGCCGCGGATGCCATGCCACAGGGAGGTGAATTCCGGATCAGGCTGGCTGAGGATGCAGGTGAGAAGATGCTGACGCTTGCAGTGCAGGATACCGGCGGCGGCATGAGCGAAGAGGTCCGCCAGCGCGCTTTCGAGCCCTTCTACACGACCAAGCCATGGGGTTATGGCACAGGTCTTGGACTTGCCGCGGTATTCGACATCGTCACCGATGCCCGTGGCAGCGTGAAGATCGACAGCAACCTCGGCGAGGGCACCATGTTCCAGCTGCGACTGCCTTTGCAGGAGTTAATCCGCACCGTTCAGGGTGCACGCGCATGA
- a CDS encoding MFS transporter, which produces MNTTVIDKRRAETHPNLILGICCLSLLMVAMDATIVNVALPSIRHDLGASISGLQWVIDAYTMVVASLLMLAGSMADRFGRRRVFQSGMALFMLGSLLCSVAPGIQGLVAFRILQALGATMLNPVAMSIIANTFHEPKARARAIGIWGAVAGVSMALGPVIGGALTESIGWRSIFWVNLPVGAAAMLLAARYIPESKARHPRRVDPLGQLLVFVILAAVTYAVIEGPHAGWSSTTIIGLFAAAALALIALLIYEPRRHEPLIDVRFFRSAPFSSATLIAVCSFSAFSGFLFLNALYLQEVRGLSAFHTGLCTLPLALATMLCSPLSGRLVGIYGTRPSLLASGAATVVSALMMTQLTATTPLPLLMLTYVIFGVGFGMVNAPITNTAVSGMPKAQAGVAAAIASTSRQIGASLGVALAGTILGAHVHDGFAEATHPFWWLITGGGVVVLLLAWLSNTGWARDTTRHAAHLLEESAAGATA; this is translated from the coding sequence ATGAATACAACTGTTATCGATAAGAGACGGGCTGAGACCCATCCCAACCTTATTCTCGGTATTTGCTGCCTTAGCCTGCTGATGGTTGCGATGGACGCCACCATCGTCAACGTCGCGCTGCCCTCGATTCGTCACGATCTGGGCGCGTCGATCTCAGGACTGCAGTGGGTGATCGATGCCTACACCATGGTGGTGGCGAGCCTGCTGATGCTGGCCGGGTCGATGGCCGACCGCTTCGGGCGTCGCCGCGTGTTCCAGTCCGGCATGGCGCTGTTCATGCTGGGCTCGCTGCTGTGCAGCGTGGCCCCGGGCATCCAGGGCCTGGTGGCATTTCGCATTCTGCAGGCGCTGGGGGCGACCATGCTCAATCCGGTCGCCATGTCGATCATTGCCAATACCTTCCACGAACCAAAAGCGCGCGCACGCGCCATCGGCATCTGGGGTGCGGTTGCTGGGGTATCGATGGCGCTGGGCCCGGTGATCGGCGGCGCGCTTACCGAAAGCATCGGCTGGCGCTCGATCTTCTGGGTGAATTTGCCGGTGGGTGCTGCGGCCATGCTGCTGGCCGCCCGTTACATTCCAGAGTCCAAGGCACGGCATCCGCGGCGCGTCGATCCGCTCGGGCAACTGTTGGTATTCGTGATCCTGGCCGCGGTGACTTATGCGGTGATCGAAGGTCCCCATGCCGGTTGGAGCTCGACGACGATCATCGGCCTGTTCGCCGCTGCCGCGCTCGCGCTGATCGCCTTGCTTATCTACGAACCGCGGCGTCACGAACCGCTGATCGATGTGCGGTTCTTTCGCAGTGCACCTTTCAGCAGCGCGACCTTGATTGCCGTATGCAGCTTCTCGGCGTTCTCCGGCTTCCTGTTCCTCAATGCGCTGTACTTGCAGGAAGTGCGCGGTCTGTCAGCCTTCCATACGGGTTTGTGCACGTTGCCGCTCGCGCTGGCCACGATGCTTTGCTCGCCGCTTTCAGGGCGTCTGGTCGGCATCTACGGCACACGCCCGTCCCTGCTGGCTTCCGGCGCAGCCACCGTGGTCAGCGCGCTGATGATGACCCAGCTGACGGCTACGACTCCGCTGCCGTTGTTGATGCTGACGTATGTGATCTTTGGCGTGGGTTTCGGCATGGTGAACGCGCCCATTACCAATACGGCCGTGTCCGGCATGCCCAAGGCGCAGGCGGGTGTCGCCGCGGCGATCGCCTCCACCAGCCGGCAGATCGGCGCCTCGCTCGGCGTGGCGCTTGCGGGCACCATCCTGGGCGCGCATGTGCATGACGGCTTCGCCGAGGCCACGCATCCGTTCTGGTGGTTGATCACCGGCGGGGGCGTTGTCGTATTGCTGCTGGCGTGGTTGTCCAACACGGGCTGGGCGCGTGACACCACCCGCCATGCTGCGCACTTGCTGGAGGAATCAGCTGCTGGAGCGACGGCATGA
- a CDS encoding MarR family winged helix-turn-helix transcriptional regulator produces MTGRANSGSEADRIWQMLVDLVWETRGEWRRKVSEATALPFSRVRILWRLVDEPKTLTQLAVSSSDAPATTVAVNDLEDRGLVERHPHPDNRRAKLVSLTPAGRRLIESARRTVRDDAPPAVQQLSKTDLAHLRRILERVSSSER; encoded by the coding sequence ATGACTGGCCGCGCCAACAGCGGCAGCGAGGCCGATCGCATCTGGCAGATGCTGGTCGACCTGGTGTGGGAGACCCGTGGCGAATGGCGCCGAAAGGTCAGCGAAGCCACCGCCCTTCCGTTCAGTCGTGTGCGCATCCTGTGGCGGCTGGTCGATGAGCCGAAGACCTTGACGCAGCTGGCGGTGAGCAGCAGTGATGCGCCCGCCACCACCGTCGCCGTCAACGATCTTGAGGATCGTGGCCTGGTTGAGCGCCATCCCCACCCGGACAATCGGCGCGCGAAACTGGTGTCGCTTACGCCAGCGGGGCGGCGACTGATCGAATCGGCGCGCCGCACCGTGCGCGACGACGCGCCGCCAGCCGTACAGCAACTTTCCAAGACCGACCTCGCCCATCTTCGTCGGATCCTGGAGCGGGTAAGCAGCAGCGAGCGCTAA
- a CDS encoding SAM-dependent methyltransferase: MNTPTLLPPTNARAGSLACVGIGMTLGSHLTPLARSHIEQADVVFAGLSDSLVEMWLQRMHPDVRSLQSYYREGKSRMKTYRQWVELMMTEVRAGKRVCGVFYGHPGIFAWSPHKVIEVARAEGFAAHMEPGISAEDCLYADLGIDPGHFGCQHFEASQLLFYERRIDPTGYLVLWQVGLVGDRSLARFQTGPAYRQVLVDLLSRDYPLDHEVIIYRGATLPIEKPRIQRLALRDLPHARMTAEETVVLPPAEALKRNLVMQERLEALDKLYQAGALA, from the coding sequence ATGAACACACCCACCCTGCTTCCTCCGACCAACGCGCGCGCCGGCAGCCTGGCCTGCGTCGGCATCGGCATGACCCTTGGCTCCCATCTGACGCCGCTGGCACGCAGCCATATCGAGCAGGCGGACGTGGTCTTCGCGGGGCTCTCCGATAGCCTCGTAGAGATGTGGCTGCAACGCATGCATCCCGATGTGCGCAGCCTGCAGTCCTACTACCGCGAGGGCAAGTCGCGGATGAAGACCTACCGGCAATGGGTCGAGCTGATGATGACCGAGGTGCGTGCCGGCAAACGCGTTTGCGGCGTGTTCTACGGCCACCCCGGCATCTTCGCGTGGTCGCCGCACAAGGTCATTGAGGTCGCCCGGGCCGAGGGATTCGCTGCGCATATGGAGCCAGGCATTTCCGCCGAGGACTGTCTCTACGCCGACCTGGGCATCGACCCCGGCCACTTCGGCTGCCAGCACTTCGAGGCCAGCCAGCTGCTTTTCTATGAGCGGCGCATCGACCCCACGGGATATCTGGTGCTATGGCAGGTCGGGCTGGTCGGCGATCGATCGCTGGCGCGCTTCCAGACCGGGCCGGCGTACCGGCAGGTGCTGGTGGACCTGCTGAGCCGCGATTACCCGCTTGACCATGAGGTGATCATCTACCGCGGGGCAACGCTGCCGATCGAGAAGCCGCGCATCCAGCGCCTGGCCCTGCGCGATCTGCCCCATGCCCGGATGACGGCCGAGGAAACCGTGGTGTTGCCGCCAGCCGAAGCCTTGAAGCGGAACCTCGTCATGCAAGAGCGATTGGAGGCATTGGACAAGCTATACCAAGCGGGCGCCCTGGCTTGA